ACGCACAAATGATCCAGTTTTGTGGGCCGCTCTCTGCGCGGCTCTCTGCGGATTGACCGCTCACAAGTATCAGCCACATTATTGCATCATAAGTCAAATTAATTGATTTAATGAAAGGCATTACCGTAGCTAATCATAAGTGCTCCCATATCTGAGGGCAGCGCGTTGAAAGTAAGCGTTGGGGTATAAGCGGCGGTGCAAAAATCGGCCACGGTAGCGGCGGGATAGTCCCGCTTCGGGCGGCGTAAAAGCCGGCCACCTATTGTCCTTCTGCAACGAGCGCAGGAGGGTTAGGGATCTACACCGTGGAATTGTATCTGAAGGTCCGTCTGGCCTGCTCGGAAGGGATGAGCCGGCGTCAGGCGGCGAAGCATTTCAACATATCGCGCGACAGCGTAGCCAAGATGCTGTCGTATTCGACCCCTCCGGGCTACCGTCGGCGGTCACCGGTCCGGCGGCCGAAGCTCGACGCGTTCGTTTCGACCATCGATCGCTGGCTGGACGAGGACAGACAAGTGCCGCGCAAGCAACGCCATACGGCCAAGCGGGTGTTTGACCGGCTACGAGACGAATGCGGGTTCACCGGCGGCTACACGATCATCAAGGACTACATGCGTGAACGGGAACAGCGTCGCCAGGAGGTGTTCGTGCCGCTGGCGCATCCGCCAGGCCACGCGCAGGCCGACTTCGGCGAGGCGATGGTGGTGATCGGCGGCATAGAACGGAAGGCGCGCTTCTTCGTGCTCGACCTGCCACATAGCGACGCCTGCTATGTTCGTGCCTATCCGGCGGCGGTGTCGGAGGCCTGGGTCGATGGCCACATCCATGCGTTCGCCTTCTTCGGCGCGGTGCCGCAGTCGATCGTCTACGACAACGACCGCTGCCTGGTGGCGAAGATCCTGCCCGACGGCACGCGCAAGCGCGCGGTGCTGTTCAGCGGCTTCCTGTCTCATTACCTGATCCGGGACCGTTACGGCCGTCCCGGCAAGGGCAATGACAAGGGAAGCGTCGAGGGCCTCGTCGGCTATGCGCGGCGCAACTTCATGGTGCCGATCCCGCAGTTTGCGACATGGGATGAGTTCAACGTCTGGCTGGAAGAGCAATGCCGCAAGCGTCAGCATGACAGACTGCGCGGCGAGAACGAGACGATCGGGGAACGGCTGCAGCGCGATCTTGCTGCCATGCATTCATTGCCGGCTTCGCCCTTCGATGCCTGCGACCAGGCCAGCGCCAAAGTGACGGCGCAGTCGCTGGTGCGCTACAAGACCAACGACTATTCGGTGCCGGTCGCCTTCGGCCATCAGGACGTCTGGGTCCGGGGCTATGTCGACGAGGTGGTGATCGGCTGCCGCGGCGATATCATCGCTCGCCATTCCCGCAGCTGGGAGCGGGAAGACGTCGTCTTCGATCCGCTGCACTACCTGCCGCTGATCGAGCAGAAGATCAATTCACTGGATCAGGCAGCGCCCTTGCAGGGTTGGGACCTTCCCGGGGAGTTCGCCACGCTGCGCCGCCTGATGGAGGCGAGGATGAACAAGCACGGCCGGCGCGAGTATGTGCAGGTGCTGCGCCTGCTGGAAAGCTTCGAACTCGCCGATCTGCATGCGGCGGTGAAGCAGGCCCTGCATCTCGGTGCGGTCGGCTTCGACGCCGTCAAGCATCTTCTCCTGTGCCGGGTGGAGCGCCGGCCACCGAGACTGGATCTGTCCATCTACCCCTACCTGCCGAAGGCGAACGTCGAGACGACCTCGGCGAAGGCCTACATGCGTCTTCTGTCGACGAATGCGGGAGAAGCGGCATGAGCGCCGAAGCCCCCGAAATCCTGCTCTCCCATT
This sequence is a window from Chelatococcus sp. YT9. Protein-coding genes within it:
- the istA gene encoding IS21 family transposase, which gives rise to MELYLKVRLACSEGMSRRQAAKHFNISRDSVAKMLSYSTPPGYRRRSPVRRPKLDAFVSTIDRWLDEDRQVPRKQRHTAKRVFDRLRDECGFTGGYTIIKDYMREREQRRQEVFVPLAHPPGHAQADFGEAMVVIGGIERKARFFVLDLPHSDACYVRAYPAAVSEAWVDGHIHAFAFFGAVPQSIVYDNDRCLVAKILPDGTRKRAVLFSGFLSHYLIRDRYGRPGKGNDKGSVEGLVGYARRNFMVPIPQFATWDEFNVWLEEQCRKRQHDRLRGENETIGERLQRDLAAMHSLPASPFDACDQASAKVTAQSLVRYKTNDYSVPVAFGHQDVWVRGYVDEVVIGCRGDIIARHSRSWEREDVVFDPLHYLPLIEQKINSLDQAAPLQGWDLPGEFATLRRLMEARMNKHGRREYVQVLRLLESFELADLHAAVKQALHLGAVGFDAVKHLLLCRVERRPPRLDLSIYPYLPKANVETTSAKAYMRLLSTNAGEAA